In Candidatus Woesearchaeota archaeon, the genomic stretch TATATATTAAAATAGCTGTTAAGATAATGTAAAAAAAAACTGCTAAGCTTAACCTATTGTCTGTGAATAATTTTGAAGCATTTCTTGATTTTTCTGAACCGGAGTAAATCAAAAACAGGTATCTTAATATTATGTAAAGTGCTGCGGGAAGTGTAAAGACCAATACGGGGTAGATGCCCAGGATTGCATACAGCGCATAGCAGAGCAAAAGGGAAGTGGTTGCCACAGGAATCAAGGAATCCAATACCTGGTGCGAATATTTCTTAAGGACTGTTCTATGTTCTGGTGCTTTCCTGCTTAAGTACAGTATTTCAGATTTTCTTTTTCCTGTAGCCATGAATAAGGCTAGAAAAAATGTGCCTATTATGAGCCAGGGAGAGATATATACACCGACGATAAATGCTCCTGCGATAGCCCTTAAAACGAAATTAACTGAGATTGCAATGATATCCAGAAAGAGCTCGTTTTTTAAAAATAGGGAATAAAAAACTGAAAGCGCGAAAAATGCCAGGATGGC encodes the following:
- a CDS encoding decaprenyl-phosphate phosphoribosyltransferase; its protein translation is MKKIISYIKLCRPAHYFKNLVIFLAIFFSGNLFNLSDFSAVTLGFVSLSLMSSVNYIINDIIDKDLDKKNNEKSGRPVASGKISIPKASFLAVIMFVLSIIIASVDLQFLLAILAFFALSVFYSLFLKNELFLDIIAISVNFVLRAIAGAFIVGVYISPWLIIGTFFLALFMATGKRKSEILYLSRKAPEHRTVLKKYSHQVLDSLIPVATTSLLLCYALYAILGIYPVLVFTLPAALYIILRYLFLIYSGSEKSRNASKLFTDNRLSLAVFFYIILTAILIYIR